Below is a genomic region from Catenuloplanes atrovinosus.
GTCTTCCAGGCCCAGTCGGTCGGCACCAGGCCGGCGTACGAGCGGTGGACCCGCTGGGCGGCCGAGCGCGACGCGGAGTACGGCCTGGGCGCCTCCCCGGAACAGGTCGACGCCACGTTCTGGGAGATAGTCGCCGCGGCCGACCGGGCTCCGATCGAGCTGGACGGCAGACGGATCAGCGGCGACGAGATCCGGCACTGGATGCGCAAGAGGGTCTTCAAGGTTTACACCGGCAGCCGGTACGTCGCCGATCTGAAGGAGGCGTTGGCGAACTCACCCGAGCCGGCGCGGCACGAACGGCCCGCCCCACCGGCGCCTCAGGTCTCGTCCGGCGAAGAGGACCCGCCGTACGACGACAACAGCTCCTCGGCGCTGCTCGCCATCCTGTGCAACGAGGGCACCGACTGGCCGCGCGACACGACCGTCTACGCCAGAGACTCGGTTCGCGACAAGCGGCTCTACCCGTTGAGCGGGGACGTCACGTCGAACATGCTCACCTGCGCGGCCTGGACGCCACAACGCGTCGAGCCCACGACACGCGTGCGCAACACGGTACCGGCGCTGATCGTGCAGAACGAGTGGGACTCTCAGACGCCGCTGCACGGCGCGCGAGGCATGCACCGGGTGTTGGAAGGGTCACGGCTGCTGGTGGTCAAGGACAACGAGGGCCACGGCGCCTTCAACGCGGACAACGCCTGCGCGGATGATGCGGTCAACACCTACCTGAGCACGGGCGAGATGCCGCAGCGGAACGTCACCTGCCAGGGTGCGCCGAAACCACCGCTTCCGCCGGTCGACAACCCCGAGCTCCCGGAGGTCTGAGAGCTCACGCCGATCGGCGGCGGCCCGGCCGATGGTGCGCCGGGCCGCCCTCCGCGACGCGCACGGAGCCGCGACACGGCCCTACGGGCATCGACTCATGACGGGACACGAACGAAGTGGGCTTCCAGATCATCGGCTCGGAATCGCAGCTCCGAGTCGCTGACCAGCACATTCGGCTCGGAGAGCATCACGTACATGAGCCAGCCTTCGGAACGGATCGGAGACGGGCATCGTACGGGATTGAAGCCCCCGCCCGAGAGGAACGTGAGCATCAGCCGATGATCGGCCGTCAATTCGCCTCTGATCTCGGAGGAAGCGCATCCGGCGGTCCATTGGATCGTGCCGTCCTCCTCGGCGGTCAACGTGAGCGGGTGGAGGGGTGAATTCGCCGACGGGTCGCTGAGCACGGTGGAAACGTACTGGCCGACCGCCGGTGGCCACGTCGAGGTGGCCACCGACTCGGGTGCCGCGTGAGCGGCCGCCGACGTCAGCATGACCGATCCGGCCACGGCCACAATCGCGACCAGGGCCACGGTGGCGATCTTGCGTACTGGGTTCCGCATGGATGCGGGCTCCGTCCTGTCGATGATCGCGCGTCGGATCGCGCGGCGTACCCAGGTGACGGAGACACGCGTCCCCAGGTTTCAGAATTTCGCATTTTCTGTCGCAGGCATCCGGCCCTGTGACGGACATCCGTACCAACGAAGTCCGATATGGAGGAACCGTTCCTGTGTGGACACGGGCAATCAAACTCGCATTATCCGGGATCGTCGTCACCGCGTCGCTGCCGCTCCTCGGCGCGACCGCCGCTGCCGCACCGGCCCACGACCGGACCAGCGCCGTCGAGTCGAGACGGGTCGATCGGGTGCCGACTCCCCGCCTCGACTGGCGTTCCTGCTGGGAGGTCGCGGAATGCGCGACCGTCCAGTTGCCGCTCGACTACGACGAGCCGGACGGTGCGGTCACCACGGTCGGCGTTCTGCGGATCAAGGCCAAGGACCAGGCGAACAAGATCGGTAGCCTGTTCGTGAACCCGGGCGGTCCCGGTGGATCGGCCATGAGTTTCGCGCGGAGGGCGCCGTCGGTACTGAGCGAGGCACTGCTGCAGCGTTTCGACATCGTCGGCGTCGAACCGCGAGGGCTGGGCTGGAGCACGCAGGTCAGATGCTTCACGTCGAGCGAGGAAGTGGCGACTGTGCTGGACCCGATGTATGAGCACCACGCCCCGTTCGGTGAAGACCAGGAACAGGAGTACGTGCAGGCGTCGAAATCGTTCGGCGAGGCGTGTTCGACGACGGGTCTGCCGCTGTCGGCGAGCATGTCCACGGCCGAGGTCGCCCGGGACATGGACGTCATCCGGCGCGCCCTGGGCGAGGAGAAACTCAACTTCTTCGGCCAGAGCTACGGCACGCTGCTCGGGCAGTACTACGCGAACATGTTCCCGGACCGGTTCCGCGCGATGGTCGTGGACGGAGTGGTCGACCCGCGGGCGTGGGTCGGCGACACCCATCAGATCCTCGACGCGCGCATGCGGTCGGCCGAGGCCGCTCAGCGGGCGCTGTACGAACTTCTCGGCCGCTGCCGCGAGGCCGGCCCGCAGCGCTGTGCGTTCGCGGACGGCGACCCGGTGCGGAAGTTCGAGGAGATCGCCGAGACCCTCAAGAACGAGCCGGTCGTCCTCGACCGCCCCGGCGGCCCGGTGACGGCGACCTACGACGACATCCTCGCCACCGTCGCCGGCTCTCTCGGCGCACGGCATCCGGCCGATCTCATCGTCCCCCTGCTACAGGAGGTATGGGCGGCGCTGCACGGCACGCCACCCCCGCCCGTCTCCCCCACCGGCACGAAAGCCCTGGCAGGCCAGGGCGTCGAGCCCGGCACACCGGACGCCGACTGGGACAACAACTGGGAGATGAGGTACTCGGTCAGATGCTCGGAGATCCTCCAGCCCGCGGACGTATCGCTGTGGCCGGCCGCCGTCGCACAGCGTGAACGCGACGTGCCGCACTTCGGCCGGCTCTACGGCTGGCTGGCCAGCCCGTGTGCCAGCAACACCTGGACGGCCCGCGACGAGGACGCGTACCTGGGCCCGTTCGGCAAACGCACCGCGGCGCCGCTGCTCTACGTGGGCAGCCGCTGGGACTCGATCACCAGTTACGACGCCGCGGTCGCGGCGAGCCGGACGCACCCGGGCGCCCGGCTGGTGACCAGCAACAACTGGGGCCACACCGGATACGGCTGGAGCGCCTGCACGACCGCCGCGGTCGATGACTACCTGCTGTCCCTGACGCTGCCCTCGACGGCGGCGGAATGCCTCGACGGCGACCAGCCGTTCGAGGAACCGGCCGGCGGGCCCCAGCGTCAACCGGAGCCGCGGACGCTCCTGACCCCGGGCAGCTGACGCCACTCCACTGGCCCCCTCCCGCACCACCTGCCGGGCGGGAGGGGACCGGATGGCGTCTCGCGATGTACTCGCGCCCGGGATGCCGATCGGCGAGCGCGGCCGGGCCGGCGGACCGCCGTCGAGGACGCGACCGGTTCCCGCATGACGTTGCGACGCGACCGCGAATCACCTCGTACCTGCCAGCCGCACGGCCGCGGCGCGGTAGGACGGCTCGCGCAGGAACGGAATCTCCAGGACGGCCCGGTCAGGCGCCCGGCACGGCGACACGGAT
It encodes:
- a CDS encoding alpha/beta hydrolase, which encodes MAVAIAGLGTAAQPSAAAETGAGAMLDPTVAALPAHLLEQQLTWGRCSPDDPQELRCTTITAPLDYRQPHGDTITLAVSRIRTSTPDRRRGILTFNPGGPGTDGLYQPLSMLDALDPAVREQYDLVGFDPRGVGGSSPVRCGMTPEDADSLLGTPYTPETFDAHVARQRGIADRCAAAEPRIAHITTRNTARDMDLIRTVLGARKLSFIGASYGTYLGAVYMQMFAANADRIVLDSAVDPGQVWRGVFQAQSVGTRPAYERWTRWAAERDAEYGLGASPEQVDATFWEIVAAADRAPIELDGRRISGDEIRHWMRKRVFKVYTGSRYVADLKEALANSPEPARHERPAPPAPQVSSGEEDPPYDDNSSSALLAILCNEGTDWPRDTTVYARDSVRDKRLYPLSGDVTSNMLTCAAWTPQRVEPTTRVRNTVPALIVQNEWDSQTPLHGARGMHRVLEGSRLLVVKDNEGHGAFNADNACADDAVNTYLSTGEMPQRNVTCQGAPKPPLPPVDNPELPEV
- a CDS encoding alpha/beta hydrolase, with amino-acid sequence MWTRAIKLALSGIVVTASLPLLGATAAAAPAHDRTSAVESRRVDRVPTPRLDWRSCWEVAECATVQLPLDYDEPDGAVTTVGVLRIKAKDQANKIGSLFVNPGGPGGSAMSFARRAPSVLSEALLQRFDIVGVEPRGLGWSTQVRCFTSSEEVATVLDPMYEHHAPFGEDQEQEYVQASKSFGEACSTTGLPLSASMSTAEVARDMDVIRRALGEEKLNFFGQSYGTLLGQYYANMFPDRFRAMVVDGVVDPRAWVGDTHQILDARMRSAEAAQRALYELLGRCREAGPQRCAFADGDPVRKFEEIAETLKNEPVVLDRPGGPVTATYDDILATVAGSLGARHPADLIVPLLQEVWAALHGTPPPPVSPTGTKALAGQGVEPGTPDADWDNNWEMRYSVRCSEILQPADVSLWPAAVAQRERDVPHFGRLYGWLASPCASNTWTARDEDAYLGPFGKRTAAPLLYVGSRWDSITSYDAAVAASRTHPGARLVTSNNWGHTGYGWSACTTAAVDDYLLSLTLPSTAAECLDGDQPFEEPAGGPQRQPEPRTLLTPGS